In a genomic window of Scyliorhinus torazame isolate Kashiwa2021f chromosome 5, sScyTor2.1, whole genome shotgun sequence:
- the LOC140420030 gene encoding uncharacterized protein codes for MEKPWKCGDCGKGFRAPSELEAHRRSHTGERPFTCSVCEKGFTVLCALRTHQRVHTGERPFSCSQCGKGFTQSFDLQTHQRVHTGERPFTCSVCGMGFTVLCALRTHQRVHTGERPFTCSQCEKGFTQISSLQRHQRVHTGERPFTCSQCGKGFTQSFDLQTHQRVHTGERPFTCSVCGMGFTVLCALRTHQRVHTGERPFTCSQCEKGFTQLSHLQRHQRVHTGERPFSCSQCEKGFTQISSLQRHQRVHTGERPFTCSQCEKGFTELSKLRIHQWVHTGERPFTCSQCGKGFTQSSDLRTHQRVHTRERPFSCSQCEKEFAQLYNLQIHQRVHTGERPFTCSQCGKGFTQSSSLQSHQRVHTGERPFTCSQCEKGFTRLSNLQRHHRVHTGEKR; via the coding sequence atggagaaaccgtggaaatgtggggactgtgggaagggattcagggctccatctgagctggaagctcatcggcgcagtcacactggggagaggccgttcacctgctctgtgtgtgagaagggattcactgtgttatgcgccctgcggacacaccagcgagttcacactggggagaggccattcagctgctctcagtgtgggaagggattcactcaatcattcgacctgcagacacaccagcgagttcacactggggagaggccgttcacctgctctgtgtgtgggatgggattcactgtgttatgcgccctgcggacacaccagcgagttcacactggggagaggcctttcacctgctctcagtgtgagaagggcttcactcagatatccagcctgcagagacaccagcgagttcacactggggagaggccgttcacctgctctcagtgtgggaagggattcactcaatcattcgacctgcagacacaccagcgagttcacactggggagaggccgttcacctgctctgtgtgtgggatgggattcactgtgttatgcgccctgcggacacaccagcgagttcacactggggagaggcctttcacctgctctcagtgtgagaagggcttcactcagttatcccacctgcagagacaccagcgagttcacactggggagaggccattcagctgctctcagtgtgagaagggcttcactcagatatccagcctgcagagacaccagcgagttcacactggggagaggccgttcacctgctctcagtgtgagaaaggcTTCACTGAGTTATCGAAACTGCGGattcaccagtgggttcacactggggagaggccgttcacctgctctcagtgtgggaagggcttcactcaatcatccgacctgcggacacaccagcgagttcacactagggagaggccattcagctgctctcagtgtgagaaggaattcGCTCAGTTATacaacctgcagatacatcagcgagttcacactggggagaggccgttcacctgctctcagtgtgggaagggcttcactcaatcatccagcctgcagtcacaccagcgagttcacactggggagaggccgttcacctgctctcagtgtgagaagggattcactcggttatccaacctgcagagacaccaccgagttcacactggggagaagcgttaa